The Cryptomeria japonica chromosome 2, Sugi_1.0, whole genome shotgun sequence region taagggtttatgtatattgcagagcttaaaccagtactgaatctggcatagcagatgctgatctgaagcagtacaagacattggattagtataatccatttttgtaagtcagtgtgacttctttgtaactgagcagtgagctctaggcacttggccttcctgcatgtgcaagcccctattgtaaacagtaatattcccttattggccagtaagcaaatattgttgggtcacaaatcccaccgaggtttttcccacaccgggtttcctcgttaaaaaatttggttatggtgtgcttttcatgttgtggttgttgtttttatttgctgcattatttctggtttaccggtacacggttttaatatgcttttcatattataagttaagaaaattatctaaccagtcatatactgattcacccccccctctcagtatctttgggaatcctaacaattggtatcagagcttggtcctctattttcagaagcctaacagcttgaggaagatcttgtcactggtagagatggaaaacttgagaaagcaattggaaacaactcttgtagactatgatgcagaaaaagtaaagaatatcaaacttgaggatgatctgaaggctgcataggatattattcaaggacttcaagaaaattttactatagcaaggaacaaaagaagagaactttgtgaaaagatgcagaaagatgaagatgaaaaggaaagtcttaatgatttggtaaataagttgagacaagataACAATataataaagaatgagatgcaagatatgactatgagattttgtaaagaatttgaagatagaaagaagaatgaagatgatttggttagaagactaaatgatgctggaaatgaaaacacaagactcagtcatgaaaatgatatgttgaaaatagttttgatgcatacacaaaatgacacaaatgaacttatgagacagaaaggaatcttggaaagtgaattggctgctgcaaatcaacacaaggagagattcaagaaaagttcagaagaacttgtagacatgctgaagaatcagaaacctaatggtgatacaaatggccttggctttgaaattggtgaaagctctggtactgcaaacaatcatgatcatagtaaaccggtaagacaacctaatgcttacaaatttaatgggaaatgctttaactgtaacaaatatggtcatagagcaaatcagtgtagatctagaaattatcataacactaatacacccaccagtcaatgttctaaatgcaacaaagttggtcataactcagaaaattgcaaaatgaatgtaagatgttatgtttgtggaagatttggacacctatataatcaatacagaacacattctggcataggatatgggaaagttattcagaaaaacaatgtgacttgttatgcttgcaacaaaattggacatattgcaaaattttgtagaagaaaaacttcatcggcaaataacaaaggtcctagtttgaaaggtaaagaaaaggttgaagaggtaaagcaagaattctcaaagcaatggatcagaaagtcagatcagaatgttgatgggaatactcctccactagtagaacaaagtatcactccaccggcaggagactcttcatctaactcaaGGAAAATCCCTTGGGGGTTTAGCaacgaattgaaaaacatgctattataccctcggttgatggtgagaagttgaattacttctttaccggtagataagttaagttgtgacttaaccgacaagcattaaatgcggtagttggaaaaataacattataaagcaagtgttttggctctttttctttcaccgagcattcaaatctttgagatcacgaaaaattcccgagcgaaggcatccttatttataaacatggcatcctcctccactcctgaatttatagcaaaccctactgtaattgaggttatcaagtgccctagacccatattcaagcttgttcccgaaatagctaagaaagatgataacataggtgcattctctcaaattcctaaaggagtagtatatgctgaagatcctagaatatacatacactgtcatatagaggaattaggagatgatgaaatcaaggaaATGTATGGAACTGTGATTTGTGATGgaaatggcaatatcaaaccggaacacaaggtaatataaaccctaggttttctggatattcttagcattcctgattttcctgaagatgtgataagaatagtcctaagcagagtccatggcaaattattttggttggattcaattcataagatcaccaaagaagccgtTAAAGTAGTagcagggttaccttccaccggtagcagacctgacagaactaaaagaGTCTCAAATTGCAGAATGATAGATCTAACcggcgcaacatttgacaaaaggtctctaagggtaaatgatgtgaaggatatcaatgtcagatttatcagtacgATTTAGGTTACAAGGTTACACATGCAAATACgttgaactcagtatctagcctatgtattaaaagtgcatatgacatggtaaataaTCATGCTAGAATAAATGTGTGTGAATGGcgcaaagatgaattgatagacaatctgaaaaagatcaaaggagataagaaaggaacctttagatttggaaatttacttgtatgtttaatgctatacattactaagcaagtacccagtattggtagaaaagattttggctttgatataccggtaggaaagcaactattggatctattaaacaacatgggagaaaacaaagagaaaaatataaacgaacattttcaagcactgaaggcttgaatgaagacaagaataagactgtcacaggaaattgtagataaatatcagaaggaaatatgctttgtaattaaaaaggatgaaatctggatggaggtagttgtccctaggactatctggtaactgaaatgggatatgaaacagatgataacattattgaaacttgtgcaaaagccctccttgaagcaccaaaagaaccctctgagaaattctttggcattgctgaaacaatagaaagtggtattcagtctaggaaaagagtcaagaaagttgaacaaatagtaaggaaaggcactagacaagcaaaagcactcaaggaagatgtattgaagcaaactggtatcgaagaaagtgagttggaaggacttcaaccggaaactcatctttcatcggttggaacttcttctaagagtgatataccGACGGTATTCAAAacggtagaaaggaaaagaaaaccctcaccggtaccctcacccactcctagaaaaacaagacaaaagcaataggcagtgaggcctccaataaagaagttaactcctaagaagaagaagaaggtaaaacaagatattgctccactggataaactcatcaatgaaataacagaagatggaaagttgaaaaacattagcaaactgtacgaCACTCTttccgctgatgacaaagaaagcatagaaaatagtgtaattttacacttggatatttacaagaattttttgatggaaattattgatgaaatacccaatgatttgtatagaagattagaagctagaagggtagctattgttgaactagacaagaagataaaaaatgaaaaattacttgcagtgcatccagtaaactcacctgatgagatagacaaattaatcaatgaggcaaaccggacaatattttcaactgctcacaggcatgtagcactgatggcaagaAGAGTGAATGAGATAACAAAAGAAACtgcagaccaatgggacatattctttattgaaaaagagaaacaagaagagctagtaagacctaagaccatcaaggtataccaaaaggacaaggataaggggaaaggtaaggtaggtggacctccaatcCTATAGACAaatgataacttacccccacctccttcggatactccaccggtagaaactacAAACAATCAATCggctacagagagtatggagactcctcaagaggatacaaatcctgagtctgaaattttgtacactatgaatatagacacacaagaagtaaatgttgtggttgacagagaaaccactgatgataaaaagaaagatgtgactactgagtcattgactgcagatgttgaggttgaggttaatgatactgtaaacataagcacagaaaaacctactcgAATTGAGAAACCGATAGaagacaccactggtaaaacattaAAAGATCTGGtagataaaactaaaaaacaatcaggagaaccggCAAAGGACaatgcagaggtacaaactgagaaaccgaAAGTGCATAtagagacacagatggagaaaccgaaatagaaacaggttgagacacaagttcagaccgagacagtgccaccggctaaaactgaaaagcctaaacctttgctaatagaaatgcaaacacaaactgacctaccagaggtcgaaacaagcaaggttatcactacaaccggcagcatggatattgtgaaaatagttgggtagacatctggtacttctattgCAAAATTCCGGTCTACAAATGTAACATAGGTCTTACTGGACTTaataaagaaaatcacaaagtgtaatgcacaagcctataaggctatcgatgacacaattcctattcttaaattggtagcacccaagtgcattgtggataacaaagattctttaggtcaattagacacattgtctaaattcatcaccggcaacattttgacagttgatcaaataaatgaagacacattcaaagagaggatgaataaggagaaagagaaattctttgaggaaatagtgaagaagaataaggaacaaacagaaaccttattactggcactaggagaaacaattttggatttcaagaaactgtacagggatacttgcaaaaccgacatcttgacacaggacatagattcaaagatcagcaaaacacaaactaagattaataatattgttgacaatctaatgggcacatcagattcatttttggaaatagaaaagaaaattgcagatcttgaagagaaaattgagaaattagaaaaggataaagagagaataaaggataaggcaaagagcttaaaatgtaaacttggtcctaaactagattacctcatttctttgagaaaagaaatttctgaggctctggttctcggactcaagacaccggaagagaaaatgcacatactcatcggtacagttcaaagaacacaagaggcattataggatagcaaaagattcaccggcagtttaaatttggttttggcagatattttccatgttgtaacccaccggttacaaaaatctaggcaggaaccacactccactgacatcgaatgacaacctttgtcatagatgtcaaagggggagtagtgcgatgagaaaaatgatcagaacaggacatcatcaactcagggggagcatacatttttggcacacagttttggtaagacaattttggcagattctttttggacacctttttggacactttttgatttttctcatgagtcttgccatcaatgccaaagggggagattgttggcaactgcacactccaatgagaaattgtaggtgattaaagatattgtcattgatggcaaccttacaatcatgtgatactgataGGCAGACACAGGAACTGACACCGGTAGACTCAACACCGACATACAGATCACTGacaccaaaaagaagattaccggcaccctggccgacaagaattttgtgtatatatattttgtaattaattgtaaaatcttttgtaagccgacttggtggattgtaacatgactcatataagtatgagatcattgtagatcatttagaaggaAGAGAGATAGTGTGAATTATGAAAAAGAATATAGCAggcctaatgtgtgaattattaggataagggtttatgtatattgcagagcttaaaccggtactgaatctggcatagcagatgttgatctgaagtagtacaagacattggattagtataatccatttttgtaagtcagtgtgacttctttgtaactgagcagttagctctaggcacttggccttcctgcatgtgtaggcccctattgtaaatagtaatattccattattagccagtaagcgaatattgtgggtcacaaatcacatcgaggtttttcccacaccgggtttccttgttaaaatattgtgttatggtgtgcttttcatgttgtggttgttgttcttatttgctgcattatttttggtttatcagtacacagttttaatatgcttttcatattataagttaagaaaattatctaaccgatcagatactgattcaccccccctctcagtatctttgggaatcctaacatcaatTGTTTCAGTACAATTTGTGAGGTTGATAATATGTTTCATGACTATGTCATCCACCAAGATTCAAATCCCCGAAGGCATGATATAAGGGATGAGGATGGGGTTGTGTCTTGGATGACTTTGGCATAATGGGTACCCCAATTCTTGGCCCACAACCAAAAGATGTCAGCATGGTCTCCTGCTCTAATATCAGATGACAAGACAAAACTAACTCATAGGCAATATATAATCCTCCATAAATATATTAACTAATTGTTCAAAGATAGTTGATCAATTCAAATTATGCTCAATTAATGGAGAGGAAAGAGATATTCTCTTTCAATAACTTAATTTCCATTACACTTTTGCTACATTATCAAAATCCTTAAGTCAACAAGGTCAAGAAGATTTGAAAAGTCCAGTTAACTTCTATTTGTTAAAAAATTGCCATGAAATGCAAGTAAGAATTGAGTACTATAAGCATTGATTCTTGACCAGTAACAAACATACCCTATCTATAGCACCCATGAATTTATTATCTTTCTAACCCAACAACTATAATATGGGGTTTTATAGGGTAAGGATACCTAACGAAGGAAACAAAGAAGATCGATGTGTATAGTATTAGAGTGGTATTACTGGAAGTGCTAACAGGAATGTTATGGGTATGTACGGTGGTGTTTCTTAGATCCTTGTTCCAAAGCTATGAGTATGCAAGGTGTTTACAAAAGTTGTGACTCGACACCTACTAGTATCATTTACTTgaaattttggaaagttgttgtaGAAAACCCATTCGTGTTGTATATATCCTACAATCATATGGAGTCAACACAAATCATGTGGATTTTATTTGCATTCTATATTGAATGTAGATTTTAAATATCTCTAATTTTCATATGTAGTCAGCACAAATTATGTGGATTTTATTTGCATTATATATTGAATGTAGATTTTAAAAAACATTATAATTTTTAGAATgggattttataataaaaaataaagagttgttgtatatggtgaaaaatgatgatgataaactattgtaaaaccacaaagatccaaccacaataaaccctagttctacaatcaaacatccaccatacaccaatgaagatacctgagaacatgcaaatcaataaataaaacaatattaccattcacatgccaagtagggttttaatctccattgtctcctatctccattgatcttgtttgatatatttgctctcagattttatgtgtgtacaagagctcaacaaagagcaGATTGTGGTTGTagtagcttgatcgcaagaaggcttgattgcataagtgtTGATtatggttgataatgaaggaagtatcctcttatatagaagatgctttagaaaatgaagggataagtttaagaggtgaaaagataaatggtcgactgagattaaagggtaggtagaagaaataatagaataatgaagagggtgggtagagggggattaagagataagtgacatgtgtcatagaagaaaaaaacaaatgaattaatttaaaaaataaagatttatttaattaatagaggaagtgggatcaattaaataaataaaaatatttaagtgggatcaattaaataaataaaaatatttaattaatttaggaaaatataatttaaataaaaatatatatttatttaaatgagaaaagggctagaaaaggataaatgaattaattaaatacaagacttaggataaaataattaaaatctttatttaattaaagaggacaattttaggtatctacaactGTTATAATCCCAAATCAAAAACCTAGTTATTTCTTATGTAAAGAAAGagcaaagaaagagagaaaattaaaaacaaaagaaGAATATGGGGTGAGTAAGTGAATACCTCCTCGTACCAGATGCAAGCACGAGTAAATTGATTGGGACTAAAAATGTCACTCATTCTCAGATATTTAGGGTTTGCACTTGCAACTCTTATATAGTGAATTATGGCCTTCACATGAAAGTGAGTAAGGAGCAAGTGTTGTATGTGTTACGTTCACCTAGGCCATAATAATTACACAACATCAATATGACTAATTTAATCTTGACAACAAAGGATGCACATGTTTATTAATGTTAAAAAATGAGTTTTTAACCGATCCACTTTTGCTTAGGGCTACAACAGTCTTGCACCCTTCAACATTTCCAACATGGAACATTCTAGCTGTAGCAGAGTAACCCTAAAACCAGTTAATACTTATTGATAGATAAtaaatatggaaaaaaaaaaaaacagattttGTCCTAATGCTTAGACAGAGAAATATTAATAAATGAAGGCGGGGAGGACTTAAAAGAATGGAGTATGTTTCAACTAGAGATTTCAACAGTGGGCATAGTCGGGTAAGGTTTTAGCTCCGCTTCACCAGAAACCACCAGACCATAATGTTCACTTCTTGCATTCAAGGAAGGTTGAAATCCACTAAATTTCTTTTAATGCATTTGTAAAACATATGTCTCAGAAGAAGTAATTTTGATATGTATTTAAGAGCAATTTTGGGCAGTGTTAAGAGTCAGTGGGTGTTACAACATGATGAAGTTGGACCAAAAAACTTATCTTTGCATTGTTTGTAAAAGATTGCAATCTAATCGACCACTTGATTTGCAGGTAATACTGCATCTACTCAAAGATAGCCCAAACCACGCGCTAAGAAACCCACGACACATAAAACGTTTTCCGACATAGAAGTCTCATGCCAATAGAACCTTCCAAATGAAACATTGGTGAATGTTTCATATTTTTCACTTCTCTTTGCTCATTGGTCATAActttttttctttcaaatattaatcaaaatgataaaaaaacaaTTGAGAAAGATATGAACAACGAATGAGATAGCAGGAACtgcaaaaaaattgcatttttaaaATGCAAACATTTACAAACATTAGAGAGAGCCATTTATTTCTATGTTGGTGTTCTTTTCGAGGAGGAATTAATAGAAAATTAGTAGGGACTAAAAAACcactaataaatgttttattatttatttatttaagagaaTCCAAACATACTCAAACCAcaagggaaaaaaaaaaagaagacaaaagtAGACAACATTCAACATTAAAATAAACATATAATATTTTGTTCCTTATCTCATACTCCTAACCAACCCAAAAATTTAAGATTCTAATCTTTTAATGTCTTGGGaggaaatataatataaaaaaaccaATATTGTCCCACTCACGTGAAAAACTCCTTAAAAGCTGCGCAATTTTTTAAACATGAAAGGTGCAGATTCAATCCGAAGAGATTGGAGTGCATTCCATAGATGTTGGGCGCATGTACACCGTTCCGATATATAAACCCCGACAGAATTTTACACGTTTGGAAATTTGCACTAACTTTTCACTGAATGACCAATACAAAACGGAGGAATCTCACAAACAGAGTGCCCACCAAATGGGTCAAAAAAGACAGCCTGTGCCCTGATCTGCAGGAAAAGCACGCCACGGCAATCAATGGCGTCTTAGAAGAAAAGCAAGAAATCTCTGATGTGAAGTGAGCAATCATCTTACTTTGGTTTCAGTGGATAAAAACGTACGCCATGGCCGTCCTCCTCAGAACAATCATTTTATGAAAAGTTTGTTGTGTGATGTTACACCAGATTCGTATTCTGAAAGAAGAATAACATGGAGAAAGGGGGAAGAAATCTTTATGTGGGGTGTGCTGTGATTGTTTTGTTGCTGCAGATCACAATATTCGTTTCAGCAGAGGAATTTTTCGATTGGAAAAATGAACAAATCAAGGATAGAATAGAAGGGTTACCTGGGCAGCCTTCAAATGTGGACTTTGCCCAATATTCAGGATATGTAACTGTGGACAAAAAGGCTGGTAGATCTCTCTTCTACTGGCTTATTGAAGCAACTGATGATGCCCAATCCAAGCCCCTCCTTTTGTGGTTGAATGGAGGTGTGTATTAATGGTTCGATACCCTTTTTCTTCTTAGTTTGAGGTTTTTATTTTGAGGCTTCTTTGGAAAAACCTATAAGCTTCCAGGATTATTCTAAAAAATTTTGTCCCAAAATGAATTTTACCGATCAGTGATAAATCATTATTTTGGTGCAGGCCCTGGGTGTTCCTCTGTGGCATATGGGGAAGCTGAAGAGCTTGGGCCTTTTCATATCAATTCTGACGGGAAAACGATCTTTCTCAATCCACATTCATGGAATAAATGTAAGAGATTTGAGAAGCTGGTCAGGTTTATAGTTGGGTTTTGTAATGCCCCCacttttttaaattaaaaagtaAAAATTCTGGAATGCATGCTTTTTAACAAGAATATATTTTCTGTATCTGACATTTGGGCGATCATGTAGTGGCCAATATCCTGTTCTTGGATTCCCCTGCTGGAGTTGGCTTTTCTTACACCAACACTTCTTCAGACATTAAGAAATCTGGAGACAGTCAAACGGGTAATTTGTTTTGTATTGCCTTTGTCACTTTTGATTTAATCTTCCTGTGTGTTCTTTTTCCTAGATACGAATACACCCATATAAATAAATCGTGGTCTTGGAATTGCAGCTGAAGATTCATTCGTTTTCCTGACCAACTGGTTGGAAAAGTTTCCCCAGTATAAGAATAGAGACTTCTACATCGCCGGAGAGAGTTATGGAGGTATCAGCAGTTCCTTAAACTTGCATATTGACTTTATAGCAGTCTCTGACTTGTGAACTTGGTTGTATTTTAAAACATTTTATCTTTATAGCACATATACACTTGTATGATGACATAAGTCTCTTTGAAAAGAAGGGTTGTATATAGTAACATGAACTCTTTGAAAAGAAGGGTTGTATATAGCAACATGGATATGCTTATATGAATATTTTTGAGAGAGAGCTCAACATTTGTGAGCACAGATGTACGAAGGCACAATCTTTGTGCAGATTTGCATCATATggaaagaactagacaagaacaagaTTGTATTTTTGGGTCCCTTTTTAACTACACGGAGAAAATTTCAGTCCTGATATCCTTTTTCTCATTTGTGCTGCATTCCAAGACATTAGGGTATGTTCTGAATTTAGCTATAGTATTTATGTTGATTTGATACGGTTGAGTTTGATTTCCACTCATAAATGTTACAGCCTTTTATCCTTCTATCCTGAGATTTAGTGGAAGGATATGTTCACTTAAGAATGTGAAGACTTGAATGTGGAACTTAGATGAGATATCTTCATTGGAAGCCATATTGAGCATATTTTTATAAACAGAGAAGCAAATAGGACCTGACATACTCTTTTAATGCTATTTTATTCAGGGCATTATGTTCCTCAACTAGCTCATGTTATCTACAGACGCAACGAGGTCCTGGCAAATCCAGTTATTAACCTAAAGGGGTACATGGTAAGGTCCTAAGTTGCGCCATCAATAATATGTGCATTTGAATGAAAAGAAAATGGCCTCTTTGGTATAGACGACTGACATCTAATAGCAAAAGCTTCGTGGGACAGTAGAATTGCATTTTTTCCTTTAAACAGAAATTTTATGCATGTCTATTGCAGGTTGGGAACGCAGTTACGGACGATTTTCATGACAACGTAGGGATTTATGAGTATATGTGGTCGCATGGGATGATATCTGACAACACCTATCGAAAGCTTAATCTTTTGTGTGATTTCTCATCTCTTGTGCACCCATCACATCTTTGTGAGAAGGCATTAGAATCTGCTAATGCAGAAATGGGACAAATAGACCCGTACAGCATCTACACCCCTCCTTGCTCAAACAGTACTGCAACTTCTGGAAAACAACATGGAAAGAGGAAGGTAAGTTTCATGGTTGCATTGGGAGTTCATGTATGCTAATAGATTAGGCTGGGTGTAGTATAGAGTGCAATGTTGCCTTAACTTCCGTTTGGCGTCAATTATATAGTCCACTTTCTTAAATTGGGCATGTTTAGAAATAGCTCTGGATTGCAATTTCATGGTAATTGAACTACTAatttctggaaaagaaaaaccaagagTAGCACTAGGTTAAACCATTTCTTTGACAGCCATTTTGTTTGGTGTCAATTATATAGTCCACTTTCTTAAATTGAGCATGTTTATAAATAGCTCTGGATTACATTTTTATGGTAATTGAACTACTAATTTCTGGGAAGGAAAAACCAAGAGAAGCACTAGGTTAAACCATTTCTGTAACAGCCATTTTGTTTGGCGTCAATTATATAGTCCACTTTCTTAAATTGGACATGTTTATAAACAGCTCTGGATTTCAATTTCATGGTAATttcctggaaaagaaaaaccaagagAAGCACTAGCTTAAACCATTTTTCTAACTGCCATTTTGTTGGCAGTCATGGAGGCACCTTTTTGGGGAGTATGATCCTTGCACTGAAAAGTACTCTGAAATTTACTTCAATCTGCCTGAGGTGCAGAAGGCTCTTCATGCCAATGTTACAGGAATTCCTTATAGGTGGACAACTTGTAGGTTTGTATCGATGAAATGACTGCTCTGGCAGAATCTTTCATATCTGTCAGTGAAATATGATTTGTTAACATTTCCATTATTCCTGTTTTCTGCTTTTTTCCATTATTTTTGGGATGGTGATTATTTACTAATCAGATCTCTTTTGGCTGCAATATACAGTGATGTAGTCTCTGAAAACTGGAATGACTCTCCTAGGTCTGTGCTGCCAATATACCGGGAACTTATAAAAGCTAAGCTACGTATTTGGATGTTCAGGTGACCATAAAAATTATTACTTTCCATCTAGAAAAATAAATGTACTCATCTTATCCTCACTTCTGAGTTTATTTGTAATAAATATGctaaaatgtttttggtgtttttaatGTTCAGTGGAG contains the following coding sequences:
- the LOC131063015 gene encoding serine carboxypeptidase II-2, whose product is MEKGGRNLYVGCAVIVLLLQITIFVSAEEFFDWKNEQIKDRIEGLPGQPSNVDFAQYSGYVTVDKKAGRSLFYWLIEATDDAQSKPLLLWLNGGPGCSSVAYGEAEELGPFHINSDGKTIFLNPHSWNKLANILFLDSPAGVGFSYTNTSSDIKKSGDSQTAEDSFVFLTNWLEKFPQYKNRDFYIAGESYGGHYVPQLAHVIYRRNEVLANPVINLKGYMVGNAVTDDFHDNVGIYEYMWSHGMISDNTYRKLNLLCDFSSLVHPSHLCEKALESANAEMGQIDPYSIYTPPCSNSTATSGKQHGKRKSWRHLFGEYDPCTEKYSEIYFNLPEVQKALHANVTGIPYRWTTCSDVVSENWNDSPRSVLPIYRELIKAKLRIWMFSGDTDAVIPVTSTRYSVNALKLRTVTQWHPWYDDGQVGGWTQEYEGLTFVTIRGAGHEVPLHKPKKAFMLFKSFLEGKPMPAMPASPELLATS